The sequence GAGCGGACGCTGGGGCTCGTCCCCGCGGTCTCGTTCCGGGACCGGGCGAGCTCCGTGCGCGAGCGCATGAGCACGCCGCCCGCCTGGCAGACGTCGCAGGACCGCGCGAGCGGCGTCCCCGCGGCGACAGCGCGGCACAGCGCGGCGCCGCCTGCCGGCGCGACGGCGGGCGGCGCGGTCGGCCACACCGCAGGCCCGGCGGGCACCGCGCCCGGCTGGGCGGCCGGGGGCGCCGCGCCCGGGGCGCGCTCGCGGAGCGGCGTCGTGCTCGCGCTGGCCGTGGTGGGCGTCGCCGTGGTGATCGGCGGGGTCCTGCGCTTCGTCACGTTCCATGGCGGCGCGGACGCTCCTCCCGCCGACCCGTCGGCCGTGGCGGCGACCGCCTCCGCCGAGCCCTCCGCGCCCGCGACGCCGGCTCCCCCTCCTGTCGCACCTCCGGAGGTGACCGCGGAGCCGCAGCCGCCGGCGACCGCGGCGCCGTCGGCGACCGTGTCCCCGGTGGCGACCGCCGCGCCGGTGGCCACCGCTGCGCCGCTGTCGACCGCCGGGCCGAAGGCGCCGGCGAGCGCGACGCCGGTCGCCACCGGGCCTCGGCCGAAGCCCACCGCCGCGCCCTCGGCCGCGCCGGCCGCGACCGCCGCGCCGACCGCGACCGCGACCGCCGCGCAGCCGGGGAGCATCTTCGATGTGCTGAACGACAAAGGTAAGCCCAGATGAGTTGGCCAGGAAGCGAACGGCTCCCGCTGTGGAGCAGCAGGAGCCTGCGCGTCGGCGCCGCGGTCGCGCTCGGCGGCGCCGTGCTGACGGCCCTCGCGCCCGCGGGGGCGCAGCCGGCGCCGGCGGGAGCGCAGCCGGCGCCGGTGGCGGCGCAGCCCGCTCCTGCCGCTGGCGCGCCGGCCGCGGGCGCTCCTGCTGCCCAGGGGCCGCTGTCCGCGACGCTCACCGGCGAGGCGAAGGCCGAGTACGAGGCCGCGCGGATCCTCTTCAACGACGGCGACTACCGCAACGCCATCATCAAGTTCGAGCGTTCCTTCGAGCTCTCCGGCGACCCGCGGCTGCTCTGGAACATCGCCCTCTGCCAGAAGAACCTGAAGCGCTACGCGCGCCTCCTCGGGACGGTCGAGAAGCTCCTCAGGGACGCCGGCCCCCAGCTCGGGGAGCAGGATCGCAAGGACGCCGCCGCGCTCATCGAGGCGACGAAGGCCTACGTGAGCCGGCTCGATCTGAAGGCCAGCGAGGCGGGGGCCACGGTCTTCGTCGACGGCGAGGAGGTCGGCCAGACGCCGCTGAGCGAGCCCGTGCTGCTCGACGTCGGCACCCGGAAGATCCGGGTGACCAAGAAGGGCTTCAAGGACGTCGAGGTCTCCCAGCAGGTGACGGGCGGCGGTGACGTCACGGTCACGGCCACGCTGGAGAAGGAGGTCCACCAGGGGCGCCTCATCGTCACGGCGGCGCCGGACGCGGTCATCTCCATCGACGGCCGCGTGGTCGGCCGCGGCGGCTACGACGGGCCCGTGCCGAGCGGCGGTCACGCGCTCCGCGTCACGGCGTCCGGGATGGTGTCGCACCAGTCCGAGGTGATGATCCAGGACGACCAGACGCGCCGCGTGCAGGTCACGCTGGCGCCGCAGCCCAAGCAAGGGAACGTCGAGACCTGGCTCTGGATCGGCGGCGGTGTGCTGGTGGCCGCGGGCGCGGTCCTCGTCGCCACGGGGGTCTTCGGGCCGGAGCCGCCGGTCGAGGGCCGCACGTCGCCCGGCTCGGTCGCCCTGTCCCGGAAGGGCGGCGCCACGTTCACGATCCCCTTCGGGGGTGGCCGATGAGCGCCGCTGCCCGGGCGGCGCTCGCCGCGCTCGTCGCTGTCGCGGCCTGCGGGTGCTCTCCGCCGGACGAGATCATGCTCGCCGTCTCGACGGATCTCGCCATGCCCGACGACTTCAGCGCCCTCCAGGTGCAGGTGTTCGAGGGCGGCACGCCCAAGTTCTCGGCGTCCTACGAGCGGCTCGGCGAGTCCGACGCCGCCGCGCGCCTGCCGGCGACGATCGGCTTCTTCTCCGCGAGCGGCGGCGGCGACTCGATCCGGATCAAGGTCAGCGCCCGCATCGGGGACGAGCTCGGCGCGGTGCGCGTCCTGCGCGAGGCGGTCACGAGGATCCCGAAGAACCGCGTCGCGCTGCTGACGCTGCCGCTCAACTTCCTCTGCGACGACTCGGGCGAGATCGACGAGAGCGGCGACGTGGTGAACAAGCACTGCTCGGAAGGGCAGACCTGCGTCGCCGGGGCGTGTGTGTCGAGCGAGGTCGATGCGGGCGCGCTCCCCGACTACGCGCCCGGCGACGTCTATGGCGGCGGAGACGGAGACGGCGACGGCGATTGCTTCGACGTGACGGCCTGCTTCCAGGGCACGGCGCCTGCGGAGGTCGACGCGGCCTGCTCGATCGCTGGCGAGGCCGGGGTCCCGCTCAACGTGGCGCTGGAGACCGCCGCGGGCGACGGGATCTGCGATGACGCCGACCGTTGCCTTGTGGCGCTCGACGCCGGCAGCGCCGATGGCTTCCGGGTGGAGGACGACGGGCGGATCCAGCTGCCGACCGCCGTGTGTGAGCACGTGGCCGCGGGGAAGATCGCGGCTGTCGTGACGTCGCCCGTGACGGCCGCGTGCGTCCAGAAGACCGCGGGCCTGCCGACGTGCGGGCCGTGGTCGGCGTCGGGCTCCGCGAAGCCGTGATGATGGAACCGCCAAGACGCCAGAAGACGCCAAGAAAAACACAAAAATCTTGGCGTCTTCTGGCGTCTTGGCGGTTCAAAAGACCCTGCCTTTGGCCGAAGTACCCCTCCACCCATCCGAGCGCTCGCCGTCCGGCGTTTCGGCAGGTCGCGATCTGGGAAAGCGGTCGATATCGACGTGCCGTCGAGAGCGTGACCTGACCTGACGCTCGTCGTCGAGCGTTCCGGCAGGTCGCGATCTGGGAAAGCGGTCGATATCGACGTGCCGTCGAGAGCGTGACCTGACTCGACGCTCGTCGTCGAGCGTTCCGGCAGATCGCGATCTGGGAGGACGCTTGAACCCGGATGTCCCGTCGAGAACGTGACCTGAGCCGACGCATGTCATCAGGCGCTCGCCCAGGTCGCGATCAGCCCGAGCGCCGGAGCTCGACGTGCCGGCAAGATCGCGATCTTCCCGGGACATTGCCGCGAACGCTGTGCCCAGGTCCCCACCTGGGCTTCCCTTCAAAATTACGCTGAGCGCCAGATCGGGGCCGCCTTCCTCACGGCTCTCGTGAGCCTCGGCCCATGACGAGCGCCTGTGAGGGCCGTCACCTCACGTCGGTCGCCCCGAAGCGCGACTCGGGGCCGCGCTGCGCGCTCCGCGGTTGCTCCTGTAATCGGGTGTCATCGACAGGACATGAGACCGGCGCTTCCCTGGCACGACGCGCTGTCCCCCACGTGGAGGTCTGTCCCATGTTGAAACACCTGATGATTGAAGAGATGGTCGCCCTCGTCGCTCCGTGGATCGAGGATGCCCAGCGGAAGCGGCTGTTCCTGTCGATCCCGGAGATCGCCGGGCTGCACGACAAGGTGGCCGAGGTCCACGGCGCCGTGCTGGCGGTTCGCCCGAGCAAGACGGGCGTGTCGGCCGGGATGACGGCCCTGAACGACGAGCTCGCGAAGGTCGACGAGCGCCACGATCACCTGGCCAAGGCGGTCTCGTACGGCATCGACGCGCACCGCGAGCACTGTCTGGCGGAGGAGCCGCCGGACGTCGGGGGGGCGGAGGCGTGTGATCAGGCCCAGGGCCGGCTGTTCCCGACCGGGCTCGCCATCATCAAGGCGTCGCCCACCGCGGAGTCGGGCAACACGGCGCGTATCGCCCGGCTCCTCGACGAGGAGCCCTCGACCGCCGCGCTCCTCAAGGCGATCCCGGCGCCGGGCAAGACGACGCTGCTCCACACCGTGCAGCGGTGGATCGCGTCGGGCAAGGAGCTCGCGACGATCGAGCACCGGCGGGACGCGCTCGCCGCCAAGGAGAAGACCGCGCCGGTCGTGAACGCGACGATCCTGGCGGCGCGCAATCAATGGCTCCGCGTCGTCGCCGCGGTGCTCTCCAACCTGGAGATCTCCAGCGCTCCGGCGGAGGCCATCGAGACGATCCGCGGCCCCGTCCTGAAGGCGTCCGAGCGAGCCGGCAGGCGCTACGCCAGCGGCAAGGCCGGGGGCGCCGGCGCCGAAGGGCCTCGCCAGCCCGCGGCAGCGGGGGAGGGGGGCGCCGCCGCCGGGGGCGCGCCCGGGGCCAGCCCGCCCGTGGAGTGACGCCACGTGAGGGACGGCCCGGCGGCGCGCGTCACCCGCGCCGCCGCCGCCACCGCGCGAGGAGCGCCGCGGCGGCCAGCCACGCCGCCGCAGAGCCAGCCGCCCCGTCGGTGCCCGCCGCGAGCCCGCAGCCGTTGCCGTGCGCCCGGGGGTCGCCGCGCAGGGGCCTGGGGGCGGCGCCCTCGCCGCCCGAGCCGTCTTCGCCGCCCTGGCCTCCGCCGCCCGCACCGGCGTCGCCGCCGCCCGGGCCCGCGTCGCCGCCGCCCGGGCCCGCATCACCGCCGCCCGCACCGGCGTCGCCGCCGCCCGCACCGGCGTCGCCGCCCGCGCCGCCGCCTCCGCTGCCGGCGTCATCGGGCACGCAGCCGCCGGCCACGCAGGTGCCGCCGGGGCAGCGGGCGCCCTCCTTGGGGAGGAGCGCGCACTCGCCGTGCCTCGGGTGGCACTGCGCGGAGGTGCAGACGTTCCCGGAGGGCGCGCACACGACCGGATCGCCGCCCTTGCAGACGCCGCCGTCGCAGGCGTCGTTCCGGGTGCAGGGGTTGCCGTCGTCGCAGGGCGTGCCGTCGGGCTTCGCCGGCGCGCTGCAGTCGCAGGCGTCGCCCACGTGGTCGCCGTTCGCGTCCTCCTGCCCCTCGTTCGAGAGGAAAGGGCAGTTGTCGTCGGCGTCGGGCGCGCCGTCGCCGTCGTCGTCGTCGTCGCACCGGTCGCCGTAGCCGTCGCCGTCGCCGTCGCTCTGGCTCGGGTTGGCCACGAGCGGGCAGTTGTCGCCGTCGTCGGGCGCGCCGTCGCCGTCGTCGTCGATGTCGCACGCGTCGCCCTCGCCGTCGCGGTCGAGATCGGACTGGTCGGGGTTCGGGACGGAGAGGCAGTTGTCCGCGCCGTCCTCCACGCCGTCGTCGTCCCTGTCCAGCGCGTTCAGGTCGCACGCGTCGCCCCGGCCGTCCGTGTCGGCGTCGGCCTGATCGGGGTTGGGGACGAGCGGGCAGTTGTCGACCTCGTCGCCAAGACCGTCGTTGTCGTCGTCGTCGTCGCACGCGTCGCCGCTGTCGTCCGGCGGCGACTCGTCCTTGTTGTTCTCCTGCCCCGCGTTGGGCGTCGACGGGCAGTTGTCGAGGTCGTCGGGCACGCCGTCGCCGTCGTCGTCGGGATCGCAGGCGTCGCCCGCGCCGTCGCCCTCGAGGTCCGCCTGATCGCGGTTCGCCGTGAGCGGGCAGTTGTCGTCGCCGTCGAGCACGCCGTCGCCGTCGTCGTCGGGATCGCAGGCGTCGCCCGCGCCGTCGCCGTCGGCGTCGGCCTGATCCGGGTTCGGCGCCGACGGGCAGTTGTCGTCGAGGTCCTTCACGCCGTCGTCGTCGTCATCGCCGTCGCCGTCCGCGTCCCAGTTGACGACGTAGGCCCGCTCGCGCACCGACATCCCGGCGAGCGCCGGCGCCGGGAGCGCGTCGAGGTGGGCCGCGCCCGCGTGGGAATCGGCCCGGCTCGCGCGCTGGCCGCCGAAGTGCATGACGATCCGCGTCGCCCCGGGCGGCAGCTTCAGGGTGAACTCGACGGCGGGCCCCTGCGTCGCCGCGCAGTCGAAGGTGGTCATCCCGACGCTCCCCGGCACGATCGCCGCGGAGGGCCCGAAGAAATTGAAATGGAGGCTCGGATCCCCCGCCATGTCGACGGTGTCGTCCGTGGCGAGCCATCGGTCCGCCGGCGTGAACTCCAGATCGCCCGTGTACGACTGCGTGATGGTGGTGCCGTTGTCGGACCCGACGTTCGTCTCGATCCGCACGACCGTCACCCGCTCGCCGGCGGTGGGGTTGTGGAGGATCTCCAGGAAGCGCGCCCACCCCTCGTCGGTCGGCACGTAGATCTTCCGGGTGACCTCGAGCTCGCCCATCAGCGCCGGCCCGTGGACGAGCTGCCGCCCGTCCATCTCCTCGGCCCGGGTCGACGAGGGGAAGGTGCTCCCGTCCACCCGCAGCATCATGCCGG is a genomic window of Sorangium aterium containing:
- a CDS encoding thrombospondin type 3 repeat-containing protein encodes the protein MKRTVMATALGVTLALAAAPRSAAAQCSAAGPLQDLIDGLSFRWDVGTDGVIGDGTNDAFDTGMMLRVDGSTFPSSTRAEEMDGRQLVHGPALMGELEVTRKIYVPTDEGWARFLEILHNPTAGERVTVVRIETNVGSDNGTTITQSYTGDLEFTPADRWLATDDTVDMAGDPSLHFNFFGPSAAIVPGSVGMTTFDCAATQGPAVEFTLKLPPGATRIVMHFGGQRASRADSHAGAAHLDALPAPALAGMSVRERAYVVNWDADGDGDDDDDGVKDLDDNCPSAPNPDQADADGDGAGDACDPDDDGDGVLDGDDNCPLTANRDQADLEGDGAGDACDPDDDGDGVPDDLDNCPSTPNAGQENNKDESPPDDSGDACDDDDDNDGLGDEVDNCPLVPNPDQADADTDGRGDACDLNALDRDDDGVEDGADNCLSVPNPDQSDLDRDGEGDACDIDDDGDGAPDDGDNCPLVANPSQSDGDGDGYGDRCDDDDDGDGAPDADDNCPFLSNEGQEDANGDHVGDACDCSAPAKPDGTPCDDGNPCTRNDACDGGVCKGGDPVVCAPSGNVCTSAQCHPRHGECALLPKEGARCPGGTCVAGGCVPDDAGSGGGGAGGDAGAGGGDAGAGGGDAGPGGGDAGPGGGDAGAGGGGQGGEDGSGGEGAAPRPLRGDPRAHGNGCGLAAGTDGAAGSAAAWLAAAALLARWRRRRG
- a CDS encoding PEGA domain-containing protein → MSWPGSERLPLWSSRSLRVGAAVALGGAVLTALAPAGAQPAPAGAQPAPVAAQPAPAAGAPAAGAPAAQGPLSATLTGEAKAEYEAARILFNDGDYRNAIIKFERSFELSGDPRLLWNIALCQKNLKRYARLLGTVEKLLRDAGPQLGEQDRKDAAALIEATKAYVSRLDLKASEAGATVFVDGEEVGQTPLSEPVLLDVGTRKIRVTKKGFKDVEVSQQVTGGGDVTVTATLEKEVHQGRLIVTAAPDAVISIDGRVVGRGGYDGPVPSGGHALRVTASGMVSHQSEVMIQDDQTRRVQVTLAPQPKQGNVETWLWIGGGVLVAAGAVLVATGVFGPEPPVEGRTSPGSVALSRKGGATFTIPFGGGR